Genomic DNA from Streptomyces diastaticus subsp. diastaticus:
TCGGGCAAGGCCGCGCTCGACGTACTGCTCCGGCCCGATCCCGTCTTCCTCGGCGACCGGGAGCAGGGGGTGACCCGGGCGCTGGAGTCGGCGCGGTGACAGGCGGGGGCGGCGCGCCGGGACGGAGCGCGTGCCCCCGTGTCCCGTCAGGGCTGCGCCGAGGAAGCCTCCGCCTCCCGGACGAGCCGTTCACGCTGCGGCCGGATGGTGTACAGCGGGTCCTCGGCCGAGACGACCCCGGAGTGGAAGACCGCGAAGCGGGTGCACGCGGAGGCGGTGAGCAGGGCGAGACCGGTCAGCGCCGCGACGGGCCGGCGCCGGACGGCCGGCGTGGCGGCCAGCACCGCTCCGGTGGCGTGGAGCGCCTCGGCCGCCCGGAAGAAGCGGGCCGCGCGGCCGGAGCGGTGGGTCTCGGCGGTCGGCCCCAGCCGTCGGCGCATCGCCCGCAGCGCCGCCAGCTCGCCGGCGGCGGCCAGGACGGTGGCCGACCGGGCCGGGCCGGTCTCCTGGGGCGGCCCCACCAGGAGGGCCGCGCCGGAGGCGGCGGCCGCCGCCGAGGCGGCGAAGACGTACGGCAGTTCGCGGTGCCCCTCGTGCCAGGCGGGGACGGCGGTGTCGGCCGCCAGTACGGCGGTGTAGGTGGCGACCAGGGGCCCGAGCGCCGCCGCCCCCCAGGTGGCGGCCGTCCCCACCCGGGGCAGCAGCCCCGTCGCGGCCGAGGCGGCGGAGACCCCGGCGGCCGGGCCGTAGGCGGAGAGCAGCCAGGAGCCCATGTTCATCGGCGAGGTGGGCTTGAAGACCCGCAGCATGTTGGCGAACCGTCCCGGGCGGCCCAGATCGTGGATGAGGGCGGCGGTGGAGAGGGAGATGGCCCCCAGCGAGGTGAGCTTCAGGCCGGTCGCGGTGCGGCAGCGGCCGGTGGCCTGGGCCCCGGCGGCGAAGACGGAGCCGGCCCCGGCGAGGCCGCCGAGGAAGAAGTACCCGGCGATGTCGGTGGCCCGCCAGGACGGCGGCTTGAGCACCGGCCGGTCGTAGTAGGTGGCGAACTCGGCGGGCTCGACCATCAGTTCCTCGCCGCGTCGGCGCTTGCCGTGCCTGCCGTCCCGGCGGCGGTCCTTCTCGCGGGTCATACGTGGGCTCACTTTCCGGCCTTCCAGGGTGTGCGGAGGGAGGAGAGGGCGAAGGAGGCGGCGGTGCCCGCGAGGAGGGCGAGACCGGCCACCGCGGCGTGCGCCCACATCCGGCCGAGGTCCTTGGTGGTCACCTGCGGGTCGGGCGGCAGCCCGTAGACCTCCGGGTCGTCGAGGAGGAGGAAGAAGGCGCCGGCGCCGCCCACCCCGTCCTCGGGGTCCTCGCCGTAGAGGCGGGCCTCGGGGACACCGGCCTCGTGCAGGTGGTCCACGCGTCGCGCGGCGCGTTCGCGGAGTTCGTCCAGCGGGCCGAACTGGATCGACTGCGTCGGGCACGCCTTGGCACACGCCGGTTCCTGCCCGGCGCCGAGCCGGTCGTAGCAGAGGGTGCACTTGAAGACGCGGCCGTCCTCGGGGCGCTGTTCGATGACGCCGTAGGGGCAGGCCGGCACGCAGTAGCCGCAGCCGTTGCAGATGTCCTCCTGGACGACGACGGTGCCGAACTCGGTACGGACGAGGGCGCCGGTGGGGCAGACGTCGAGGCAGGCGGCGTGGGTGCAGTGTTTGCAGACGTCGGAGGACATCAGCCACCGCACGCCCTCGCCGTCCGCGCTGCCGGAGGCCGGTGCCTGGGGTCCGCCCGCGTCGGCGAGCGGCAGCAGCGCGCGGCCCTCCGGGGCGGGCGGCGCGGCCGGTTCGACCCGGGTGGTCTGCTCGATGAAGGCGACGTGGCGCCAGGTGGAGGCGCCGAGCCCGCCGGTGTTGTCGTACGACATGCCGGTGAGCGACAGGGTGCCGTCCTCGGGGACGGCGTTCCACTCCTTGCAGGCCACCTCGCAGGCCTTGCAGCCGATGCAGACCGAGGTGTCGGTGAAGAAACCGACGCGTGGCGGCGCGTCCTGGTGGCCGGCGTCGGCGGCCGGGTCCGGTTCGGGGCCGCTGAGCAGGTCCCGGATGTCGTGGATCACGTCGCCTCCTGGACGTCCTCGGTGCCGGTGGCCGCGGTGATGCCCGCTCGGCGCCGGTACTCGGCGAGCAGGCGGGGCAGTTCGGGCCCGCGCGGCCGGCGGCCGGGACGGATGTCCGCGGTCAGGGCCTTGTCGGCCTGGATGTGCGCGTCGGCGTCCAGGACGATGGCCATCAGTTCGTTGGTGGCGTCGCCGGTCACCAGACCGTTCGGACCCCAGTGGAAGGGCATGCCGATCTGGTGGACCGTGCGCCCGTGCACCGTCAGCGGCTTCGCCCGCTCGGTGACCAGCACCCGGGCCTCCACCGCGCCGCGCGCGGTGACCACGGTGGCCCACCCGGTGTGTTCCAGCCCCGCCTCGGCCGCCAGTTGGGGGGAGACCTCGCAGAACAGCTCCGGCTGGAGCTCGGAGAGGTACGGCGACCAGCGGCTCATGCCGCCCGCCGTGAAGTGCTCGGTGAGCCGGTGGGTGGTGAGGATGTGCGGGTACACCTCGGCCCCCGGCTGGTCGCCCGAGGGGTGGTACCGGTTGCCCTCGCGCGGATAGAGCTGGCGTACGGGGGAGCGGGGCCGGTCGGGGTGGAGGGCGTTGGGGAAGGGCGAGTCCTGCGGCTCGTAGTGGGTGGGCATCGGCCCGTCGAGGAGCCCGGCCGGCGCGTACAGCCAGCCCTTCCCGTCGGCCTGCATGATGAACGGGTCGTCGCCGCGCAGGGCCGCCGTGCCGGTCGCGTCGTTGGGGGGGACGTGGTCCGGCGGCAGGTCCGGGATGAAGTCGGGCACGTCGTGCCCCGTCCACCTGCCCTCCTCCGGGTCCCACCAGACGTACTTCTTGGCCGCGCTCCACGGTGTGCCGTCGGGTGCGGCGGAGGCACGGTTGTACAGCACGCGCCGGTTGGCGGGCCAGGCCCAGGCCCACTCCCGGGCCGTCCACTCCTGCTCGGTGTGCGGCTTGCGACGGGCCGCCTGGTTGACGCCGTCGGCGCGGACACCGCAGTAGATCCAGCAGCCGCAGCTCGTCGAGCCGTCGTCGCGCAGCTCCGTGTACGCGCTCAGCGGGGCGCCGTCGGGGCCGTGCCCGTTGATCTCGGCGAGCACGGCGTCGGCGTCGGGTTCGTCCAGCGGGCCTGCCACGGGATAGTCCCAGGCCAGGTCGAGCAGGGCGCGGTCGCGGGGGTCGGTCGAGCCGGCCAGCTTCTCCTTGACGCGGCGGCCCAGGTGGTACGTGAACCAGAGGTCGCTGCGGGCGTCGCCGCCGGGTTCCACGGCGGCGTGGTGCCACTGCACCCAGCGGTTGGTGTTGGTGAACGACCCGGATTTCTCGGTGTGGGAGGCGGCCGGGAGGAAGAAGACCTCGGTGCCGATCTCCTCGGTGCGCAGTTCGCCGGTCTCGATCTCGGGACCGTCCTGCCACCAGGTGGCCGACTCGATGAGGGAGAAGTCGCGGACCACCAGCCAGTCGAGCTGGGCCATGCCCAGCCGCTGGAGGTGGGTGTTGGCCGAGCCGACCGCCGGGTTCTCACCCATCAGGAAGTAGCCCTTGCAGACGCCGTCGAGCTGGTTCATGACGGTGTCGTAGGTGCTGTGCGAGCCGGTGAGCCGGGGGATGTGTCCGAAGCAGAAGTCGTTGTCGGCGGTGGCGGCGTCGCCGTAGTACGCCTTCAGCAGGCTCACGAAGTAGGCCCGCATCTCGCTCCAGAAGCCCTTCTCGGTCCGGCTCGCCTCGATGAAGGTGTCGAGGTTCTCGTGGTGGTGGGCGTGGGGCATCGGCAGGTAGCCGGGGAGGAGGTTGTAGAGGGTGGGGATGTCGCTGGAGCCCTGGATGGAGGCGTGCCCGCGCAGCGCCTGGATCCCGCCGCCCGGGCGGCCGATGTTCCCGAGCAGCAGCTGGAGCACGCCGGCCGCCCGGATGTACTGGGACCCGACGGTGTGCTGGGTCCAGCCGACCGCGTAGGCGAAGGCGCTGGTGCGGTCCGGGCCGGAGTTGGCGGTCAGGGTGTCGCAGACCTCCCGGAAGGTGGCCTGCGGGATGCCGCAGACCTCCTCGACGAAGGCCGGCGTGTAGCGCGCGTAGTGGCGCTTGAGGAGCTGGTAGACGCAGCGGGGGTGCTGGAGCGTGGCGTCGCGGACGCTGCCGGGCGGCGCGGGCGCACCCCCCGCCCCCTGCATCTCGGCACCGCCGCCGGAGGGGTCGGGCCCGTGGTCGCCGCCGAGTTCCTCGTGGCCGACCCGCGCCTGGTAGCGCTGGTCGGCGTCGCCCGCGGGTGCCTGGACACCGGCTCCCTCGTACTGCCAGCTGTCGGCGTTGTAGCGCCGGGTCTTCGGGTCGTAGCCCGAGAAGATGCCGTCGAGGTCCTCGGTGTCCTGGAACTCCTCACGCACGATCGAGGCGGCGTTGGTGTAGGCGAGGACGTACTCCCGGAAGTCCTTCTCCTCGGTGAGGACGTGGTTGATGATGCCGCCGAGGAAGGCGATGTCGGTGCCGGCGCGGATCGGGACGTGCACGTCGGCGAGGGCGGTGGTGCGGGTGAAGCGCGGGTCGACGTGGATGATCCGGGCGCCGCGCGCCTTGGCCTCCATCACCCACTGGAAGCCGACCGGGTGGGCCTCGGCGAAGTTGGACCCCTCGATCATGATGCAGTCGGCGTGCTGGAGGTCCTGGAGGAAGGTGGTGGCCCCGCCGCGCCCGAAGGAGGTGCCGAGCCCGGCCACGGTCGAGCTGTGGCAGACCCGCGCCTGGTTCTCCACCTGGACGACGCCGAGCCCGGTCATCAGCTTCTTGATGAGGTAGTTCTCCTCGTTGTCCAGGGTGGCGCCGCCCAGGCTGGCGATGCCCATGGTGCGGTTGACCTGGTGGTCGCCGTCCTGCCACTGCCAGGTCTCCCGGCGGGTCGCGATCACCCGGTCCGCGATCATGTCCATCGCCGTGTCGAGGTCGAGCGGCTCCCAGCCGGTGCCGTACGGCCGCCGGTACAGCACCTGGTGGCGGCGGGCGTCACCGGTGGTGAGCTGGAGCGTCGCCGAGCCCTTGGGGCAGAGCCGGCCCCGGCTGACCGGCGAGTCGGGGTCGCCCTCGATCTGCACCACCCGCTCGTCCTTGACGTAGACCTGCTGGCCGCAGCCGACCGCGCAGTACGGGCAGACGGACTTGACCATCCGGTCGGCGGTCTCCGTGCGCGGGCGCAGGCTCCGGGTCTCCGCGGACATGGCCGCCGCCCCTCTGCCCAGCGGGTCCCCGCTCCTGAGCTGGCGCAGCACCGGCCAGTCGGTCAGCCGTCGGCGTGGGCTCATGTGCGACTTCTCCCTGTGGTCGGTGGCTCCCCGGGGCGGTACGGGTCCCGGGCTGGGCGTCAGCCCGCCAGCGGGCTCGTGTCGAGGTGGGCGAGGAGGTCGGCGGGGGTGTCGTAGACCGCGGCGGCGCCGGCCTCCTTGAGCTCGTCGGCGCCGACCCCGCCGGAGAGCAGCGCCGTGCAGGGGACGCCGACGCGGGCGGCCGAGATCACGTCCCAGACCGAGTCGCCGACGAAGTGGGCGCGGCCCGGCGGCACCCGGGCCTCCTCCAGAGCGGCCTCGACCAGGTCGGGGGCGGGTTTGCCGGAATCGACCTGATCGCTGTCGGTGGCGGCGAGGATGGCGTCGTCGGCGTCGATGGCGCGGCGCAGCGCGACCAGGTCGTCGCCCCGTGCCGAGGAGGCGAGGACGACCCGCCAGCCGCGCCGGGCCAGCGCGCGCAGCAGGTCGGCGGCGCCGGGGACCGGCCGCAGCCGGTCGTGCCAGGTGGCGAAGAGCGTGGCGTGGGCGTCGCTGATCGCGGAGACGTGCTCCTCGGAGTGGCCGGGACCGATCAGGCGTTCGATGAGGTTGCCACCGGACATGCCGATGAGCCGGTGGATGTCGCGGGTCGCCACCTTGTGTCCGGCCTGCCGGAACGCCTCCCACCAGGCGACGGTGTGGAAGTAGTTGGAATCGACCAGTGTGCCGTCGACGTCGATGATCGCGGCGCGGGCCTGCTCGGGGGGTGGTGTGGTCACGGCGGGCACCTCGCGGGGGAAGGCGGACACGGGCACGGACTGCCGTTCCGTCTGCCCGGCGACCGTGCGGGAAACCTGACGCGAGTGGAACGGAACGATTCGCTCCACCCTTGCGAGCGTAGGCCGGGCCGGGGGAGGACGGCATCCGGAGCGCCAGGGTCCTGGCCGGGGCGGCACCCGGTGGATGAGTGCCCGGTCCTCGGGCAGCCGGAGTCCGGGAGGGCTGTCGGGGTTTCATCCTCCGCCAAACGGCAAAGCACCTCATATGGTGCAAATCGGATACACGATGATGACCGAGCAGGCAGGCCCCCGGCAGCTCGTGCGGGACGTGGTGAAGGCCGAGGAGGCCGGCTTCGACTTCTCCGTCACCTCCGACCACTACGCCCCCTGGCTGGTGGAGCAGGGCCACGCGCCGTACGCCTGGAGCGTCCTCGGCGCCGCCGCACAGGCCACCTCCCGCATTCCGCTCATGTCGTACGTGACCTGCCCGACGACCCGGTACCACCCCGCGGTCGTCGCCCAGAAGGCCGCGACCCTCCAGCTTCTCTCCGAGGGCCGCTTCCGGCTCGGGCTCGGTTCCGGCGAGAAGCTCAACGAGCACGTCGTCGGCGGGGGCTGGCCCGGGATCGCCGAGCGGCAGGACAAGTTCGACGAGGCCGTCCGGATCATCCGCTCCCTCCTCGACGGCGACACCCTGACCCACCACGGCGAACACTTCGACGTGGACGCGGCCAAGCTCTGGGACCTGCCCGACGAGCCGCCGCCGATCGGGGTCGCCGTCTCCGGCGAGTCCTCCTGCGCGCTGGCGGGCGAGCTGGCCGACCTGCTCATCGCCACCGAGCCCAAGTCCGGGCTGATCGAGGCCTTCGAGCGGCACGGTGGAGCGGGAAAGCCCCGCGTCGGCCAGCTCCCGGTCTGCTGGGACCCCGACCGTGAGGCGGCGGTGCGCCGCGCCCACGCCCAGTTCCGCTGGTTCGGCGGTGGCTGGAAGGTCAACAGCGAGCTGCCCACCCCGGCCGCCTTCGCCGGAGCCACCCAGTTCGTCCGCGAGGAGGACGTCGCCGCCTCCATCCCCTGCGGCGACGACGTCGGGGAGTTCGTGGAGGCCCTCAGGGCGTACCAGGACGCCGGGTTCACCGAGATCGCCGTGGTCCAGGTGGGCGGCGACTCGCAGAGCGGCTTCCTCGACTGGGCCGGGTCCACCCTGCTCCCGGCGCTGCGCAGCAGGCTGTGAGCGGCGGCCAGGGGGCGGGGGAGGACGGCGAGCGGCTCCGCGTCGGGCGGCGCGCCCTCACCGTCCACCGGCCCGGCAAAGTGCTCTATCCCGGCGACGGCCTCACCAAGGGCGACGTCGTCGGGTACTACCGGGCCGTCGCCCCGCACATGGTGCCCCACCTGCGCGAGCGCCCGCTCATGCTGGAGCGCCACCCCGAAGGCGTCGGCGAGCAGCCGCACTTCATGCAGAAGAACGCCGGCGCCCACTACCCCGGGTGGGTGCGCCGCGCGCCGATGGCCAAGGAGGGCGGCGGCACCGTCGACCACCCGGTCTGCGACGACGCCGCCACCCTCGTCTACCTCGCCGACCAGGCCGCGCTCACCTTCCACCGCTGGCTCTCCACCGTCGGGCGCCCGCACCACCCGGACCTGCTCGTCCTCGATCTCGACCCGCCGGGCGACGACTTCGCGGCGGTCCGCGAGGCCGCCCTGCGCTTCCGCGACCTGCTCGCCGAGGTGGAGCTGGACCCGCTGCTGATGACCACCGGCTCGCGCGGACTGCACCTCGTCGTCCGCCTCGACGGCCGGGCCGGTCACGACACCGTCCGGGCCTTCGCCCAGGACGCCGCCGAGCTGCTGGCCTCCCGCCATCCCGACCGGCTCACCACCGCCGTCCGCAAGGGCCGGCGCGGCGACCGGCTCTTCCTCGACTCCGGCCGCAACGCCTACGCCCAGACCGCCGTGGCTCCCTGGTCCCTCCGCTCCCGCCCCGGCGCACCCGTCGCCGCGCCCCTGACCTGGGAGCAGCTCGACGACCCCGGCCTGGACGCCCGTACCTTCTCGCTCCGTGACCCGGACGGCGTACACGCGCACGCCGCCTCCCGGCCCTGGGCGAGGCCGCCGCGGCCGCGTGGGATCGCCGCGGCCGCGCGGCGGCTGGAGAAGCTGCGCCGCGGCGGCTGAGATCCGGGCGCGACCCCTCGCGCGGCCGGATTGGCCCGTGTTGCGGGGTTTTACGGCCCGGGGGACGGTTACGCGAGTGAGAGCCCACCGGCCTCCAGCCCCCACGTGACCGCAGGAGACACACGGCATGGCGGAGAACAAGGCCCCCGACCCCAAGCAGCGCCAGCGCGCCGAGGCGTACGCCCCCGACCCCGCCGGCGGCCCCATGACCACCGACCAGGGGGTGGTCGTCGAGCACACCGACGACGCCTTGCGCGCGGGTGAACGCGGGCCCACCCTCCTGGAGGACTTCCACTTCCGGGAGAAGATCACCCGCTTCGACCACGAGCGCATCCCGGAGCGGGTCGTCCACGCCCGGGGCGCCGGGGCGTACGGCTACTTCGAGCCGTACGCCTCCTGCGCGGAGTTCACCCGGGCCGCCTTCCTCCAGGACCCCGCCGTGCGCACCCCCGTCTTCGTCCGCTTCTCCACCGTGCAGGGGCCGCGCGGATCCGCCGACACCGTCCGCGACGTGCGCGGATTCGCGACGAAGTTCTACACCAGCGAGGGCAACTATGACCTGGTCGGCAACAACTTCCCGGTCTTCTTCATCCAGGACGGCATCAAGTTCCCCGACTTCGTCCACGCGGTGAAGATGGAGCCGCACAACGAGATCCCCACCGGGGCCTCCGCCCACGACACCCTCTGGGACTTCGTCTCGCTCCAGCCGGAGACGCTGCACACCGTCATGTGGCTGATGTCCGACCGGGCCATCCCGCGCAGCTACCGCATGATGCAGGGCTTCGGGGTGCACACCTTCCGGTTCGTCGACGCCGGGGGCAAGGGCACCTTCGTCAAGTTCCACTGGAAGCCGAAACTCGGCGTCCACTCCCTGGTCTGGGACGAGGCCCAGGAGGTGATGGGCCGCGACCCCGACTTCAACCGGCGCGACCTCTGGGAGACCATCGAGGCCGGCCAGTACCCCGAGTGGGAACTCGGTGTGCAGCTCGTGCCCGAACAGGACGAGCACCAGTTCGACTTCGACCTGCTCGACGCGACGAAGATCATCCCCGAGGAGCAGGTCCCCGTACGGCCCATCGGCCGCATGGTGCTCGACCGCAACCCGGACAACTTCTTCGCCGAGACCGAGCAGGTCGCCTTCTGCACCGCCAACGTCGTGCCCGGCATCGACTTCACCAACGACCCGCTGCTCCAGGCCCGCAACTTCTCCTACCTGGACACCCAGCTGATCCGGCTCGGGGGCCCCAACTTCGCCCACATCCCGGTCAACCGGCCCGTGGTGGACGTCCGCAACAACCAGCGCGACGGCTACCACCAGGAGGAGATCCACCGGGGCGCCAACTACTCGCCCAACTCCCTGGGCGGCGGCTGTCCCGCGCTCGGCACCGTGGACGAGGGCGCCTACCGCCATCTCGCCGAACGCGTCGACGGCGTCAAGATCCGCAGGCGGAGCCCCAGCTTCGAGGACCACTACACCCAGGCCGCGATGTTCTGGCACTCCATGGCCGACTGGGAGAAGCGACACATCGTCGACGCCTTCCGCTTCGAACTCGGCAAGGTCGACGCCGTGCCGGTCCGCGAGCGCACCGTCGAGCAGCTGGCCCACGTCGACCACGAGCTGGCCACCGCCGTCGCCGAGGGCATCGGCGTGGCCGCGCCCACCCGCACGTCCACGCCGGACCCGCGGCCCTCCCCGGCCCTCAGCCTGGTGAACAACCAGGGTGAGAACACCATCGCCACCCGGCAGATCGCCCTGCTCGCCACCGACGGCGTCGACGCCCACCAGGCGTCCGTCCTCCGCGACACGCTGCGCGAACGCGGCGCCGTCGCCGAGGTGCTGGCGCCGCACGACGGCACCGTCCGGGCCGCCGACGGCACCGCCCTGACCGTCGACCGGGCGCTGCCCACCGTCGCCGCCGTCCTGTACGACGCGGTGGTCCTCACCGGCGGCAGCGAGCCGGGTGACGGGGCAGACGGCGACGCGGCCCGCCGGTTCGTCCGCAACGCCTACCGCCACGGCAAGCCCGTCGCCGCCTACGGCCCCGCCACCACACTCCTGACCCGGCTGCTCCCCGACGAGGTGCGGCTGAGCACCCCCGACGGGGAGGTCACCGCCGACCGCGGCGTGGTCAGCGCGGGCACCGCCGACTCGCCCTTCACCGAGGAGTTCGTGAAGGCCGTCGCCGCCCACCGCTTCCGTGACCGCCCGGTGCCCCGGGACTGAACCGACCCCTCGTACCGCCGACCCCACCGAAAGGGAGGCCCCACGTGAGCCCCTCCGCCAACGGGACCCAGGTCCTCGTCGTCCTGACGGGCGCCGACGCCCACGACGCCCGCATCGTCTTCGACGCCCTGGGCACGGCCTTCGCGCCCGCCGGGCCCGAGGAGGGCCGCGCCGCCGCCGAGGACGACAAGGCGGGGGCCTCGCTGCTGCGCTCCGCCCTCTACGAGGCCGGCGAGCAGACCGGCCACCCCAAGGTGGCCGCGCCCCTGCGCACCGCCGTCAGCGTCACCCTCCAGGGCGACTACGGCGCGGTCGACCGGGTCAGCGAGACACTCGCCGACGCCTTCCGCCTGGAACGGCTGGGCGAGGCGCCGGGCGACCAGGAGAAGGAAGTCGAACTGCGGCTCCACCCGCACGAGAGCTGACCGCCCGACACAGCCCGACACAGAGAGGTGAGTACTGATGCCCAGGGCACAGATCAAGGACGAGAAGACCTACCAGGCGATGCGCCGGGAGGGCGAGAGCAAGGAGAAGGCCGCCCGGGTCGCCAACAGCCGCGCGGGCGGCGGCTCCCCGGGCCGCAAGGGAGGCAAGGCCGGCACGTACGAGGACCGTTCCAAGCAGGACCTCTACGAGCAGGCCAAGCGGGTCGGCATCGAGGGCCGGTCCCGGATGACCAAGGACCAGCTCATCGACGCCCTGCGCCACCACTGAGCCCCATCCGCCGCCGGGCCGCCTCCCTTTCCCTGGGAGGCGGCCCGGCGGCGTCGCGCCCGGCTCAGGCCGCGGCGGACCCGTGCCCGGCGAGCGGCGCCGTCGGCAGGCCGCCGTGCGAGCGCACCCCGCGCAGGAAGGCGTCCAGCGCCTCCGTCGCGCTGTGCCGCGGCTCCCAGCCCAGCTCGGTGCGGGCCCGCGCGCTGTCCATCAGCGGCAGCCGCAGCACCGCGTCGAACAGCCCCGGCGAGGCGCCCAGCGCCCGCAGCCGCCACCCGGCCGACAGCGCGGCCCGCGGCAGCGCCGGCGGCAGCTCCAGGGACCGGTTCTCCAGCATTCCGGCGAGGACCCGCCCGTCGATCACCGGGTCGGCGGCGAGGTTGAAGGGACCCCGCACCTCCTGGACGACGGCCCGCGCGTACGCGTCCGCCGCGTCGTCGGTGTGCAGCGCCTGGAACCGCAGCCCCCGCACGCCCGGCAGCACCGGCAGCAGGTCGGGGCGGAGCAGACGGCCGGGCAGCAGCCGGTGGCCGAAGATGCGCAACTGCTCCCCGGCGGCGCTCTCCTTGAACAGGAAGGCCGGCCGCATCCGCACCACCCGCACGTCCGGACGGTCCCGCTCGTAGGTGTCGAGCACCCGCTCCAGATACGCCTTCTCCCGCGTGTAGGCAGCGCCCGGCCAGCCGTGCGTCGGCCAGGACTCGTCGACCCGTGAGCCGTCGGCGGGGCCCGGCGCGTAGGCGCCGACCGAGGAGGCGTGGACCAGGGCGGGGACCCCGACCGTGGCGGCGGCCTCGAACACCCGCAGCGAACCCAGCACGTTGGCCTCCCAGGTGACCGCCGGGTCCCGGGTCGGCTGGAACCGCCAGGCCAGGTGGACGACGGCGTCCGCCCCCTCGAAGAGCCGCAGCAGCCGCTCCGGCGCGTCGGCGGCGGTCAGGTCGGCGGCGGCCCACTCGGCCCCGGGGTAGGAGAGGCGGGGGGTGCGCCGGGCGAGACCGAGCGCCGACACGACCCGGGGCTCCTCTGCGAGGCGGCGCATCACACTGGTGCCGACGTTGCCGGTGGCGCCGGTGACGACCACCCGCAGGGGTTTGGGGGTGCTGCTGGTCATGGGTACTCCTCCTGCCGTGCGGCGGGACCGGCCGGGTCGGGGGTGTCCCGGCCGGGGCTGTGCTGGTGGGGAGGACGGGGCCGGCGCCCTCGGGCGGGGCGCGCAGCAGGGGCTGGGCGGCGGCGGGTGTGCCGGCCGCCGGGGTGGCGGCCTCGCACGCTGGGCCGGGACCGGAACACCCTGGCACCGGGCCTCCCCCGCCGCCCGCCCGGCTCAGCGTGGACCCGGTGTTCGGCGGGGGGAGCCCGTCGTCCGGGGCGGCATGGGCGCAGGCCGGCGGTCTCGCGCGGGAAGCCGCCGAGCGGCAGCCGGGCCCGCCGGGGGCGGCGGGGCGGACCCGGGCCGGTCCTCGGCCGCCTCCCGAGGAGGGGGAGGCGGACCGCGCGGCACGCGACCCGCCTGCCCCGGAGGTGGCCCGGACCACTACAGCGGCTGCCCGCCCGTCACGTTCATGATCTCTCCGGTGATGTAACTGGCCTGGTCGGAGG
This window encodes:
- a CDS encoding catalase; translated protein: MAENKAPDPKQRQRAEAYAPDPAGGPMTTDQGVVVEHTDDALRAGERGPTLLEDFHFREKITRFDHERIPERVVHARGAGAYGYFEPYASCAEFTRAAFLQDPAVRTPVFVRFSTVQGPRGSADTVRDVRGFATKFYTSEGNYDLVGNNFPVFFIQDGIKFPDFVHAVKMEPHNEIPTGASAHDTLWDFVSLQPETLHTVMWLMSDRAIPRSYRMMQGFGVHTFRFVDAGGKGTFVKFHWKPKLGVHSLVWDEAQEVMGRDPDFNRRDLWETIEAGQYPEWELGVQLVPEQDEHQFDFDLLDATKIIPEEQVPVRPIGRMVLDRNPDNFFAETEQVAFCTANVVPGIDFTNDPLLQARNFSYLDTQLIRLGGPNFAHIPVNRPVVDVRNNQRDGYHQEEIHRGANYSPNSLGGGCPALGTVDEGAYRHLAERVDGVKIRRRSPSFEDHYTQAAMFWHSMADWEKRHIVDAFRFELGKVDAVPVRERTVEQLAHVDHELATAVAEGIGVAAPTRTSTPDPRPSPALSLVNNQGENTIATRQIALLATDGVDAHQASVLRDTLRERGAVAEVLAPHDGTVRAADGTALTVDRALPTVAAVLYDAVVLTGGSEPGDGADGDAARRFVRNAYRHGKPVAAYGPATTLLTRLLPDEVRLSTPDGEVTADRGVVSAGTADSPFTEEFVKAVAAHRFRDRPVPRD
- a CDS encoding DUF7218 family protein yields the protein MPRAQIKDEKTYQAMRREGESKEKAARVANSRAGGGSPGRKGGKAGTYEDRSKQDLYEQAKRVGIEGRSRMTKDQLIDALRHH
- a CDS encoding NAD-dependent epimerase/dehydratase family protein translates to MTSSTPKPLRVVVTGATGNVGTSVMRRLAEEPRVVSALGLARRTPRLSYPGAEWAAADLTAADAPERLLRLFEGADAVVHLAWRFQPTRDPAVTWEANVLGSLRVFEAAATVGVPALVHASSVGAYAPGPADGSRVDESWPTHGWPGAAYTREKAYLERVLDTYERDRPDVRVVRMRPAFLFKESAAGEQLRIFGHRLLPGRLLRPDLLPVLPGVRGLRFQALHTDDAADAYARAVVQEVRGPFNLAADPVIDGRVLAGMLENRSLELPPALPRAALSAGWRLRALGASPGLFDAVLRLPLMDSARARTELGWEPRHSATEALDAFLRGVRSHGGLPTAPLAGHGSAAA